In Rhodoferax koreense, a genomic segment contains:
- a CDS encoding ligase-associated DNA damage response exonuclease, with amino-acid sequence MATMDLIVARPEGLYCPPGDFYIDPWRPVPRAVITHAHSDHARTGHGHYLAHTLSEGTLRTRLGADIDLQTLDYGQAIEHHGVKLSLHPAGHVLGSAQVRLEHRGEVWVASGDYKTEADGTCAPFEPVRCHTFITESTFGLPIYRWPAQPVLFAEIDAWWRRNADEGRASVLLCYAFGKAQRILHNVDASIGPIVVHGAVEPLNAVYRAAGVALPPTLRVSDPEVNPQLLKRALVLAPPSAQGTPWMKRFGNYADAFASGWMQLRGTRRRRGVDRGFVMSDHADWPGLQKAIKGTGAERVFVTHGSVAVLVRWLTENGLAAQGFKTEYGDEDVADGASPVGPP; translated from the coding sequence TCGACCCGTGGCGCCCCGTGCCGCGCGCCGTCATCACCCACGCGCATTCCGACCACGCCCGCACCGGCCACGGCCACTATCTGGCGCATACCCTCAGCGAGGGTACGTTGCGTACCCGGCTGGGCGCGGACATCGACCTGCAGACCCTGGACTATGGCCAGGCCATCGAGCACCATGGCGTGAAGCTGTCGCTCCACCCGGCCGGCCACGTGCTGGGCTCGGCCCAGGTGCGGCTCGAACACCGCGGCGAGGTGTGGGTCGCATCGGGCGACTACAAGACGGAGGCGGATGGCACCTGCGCGCCGTTCGAGCCGGTGCGCTGCCACACCTTCATCACCGAATCGACATTCGGCCTGCCGATCTACCGCTGGCCCGCGCAGCCGGTGCTGTTCGCCGAAATCGATGCCTGGTGGCGCCGCAATGCGGACGAAGGCCGTGCTTCCGTGCTGCTGTGTTATGCCTTCGGCAAGGCCCAGCGCATCCTGCACAACGTGGACGCGTCGATCGGGCCGATCGTGGTGCACGGTGCGGTCGAGCCGCTGAACGCGGTGTATCGCGCGGCCGGTGTGGCGTTGCCACCCACACTGCGCGTGAGCGACCCGGAGGTCAACCCGCAGTTGCTCAAGCGCGCCCTGGTGCTGGCACCGCCGTCGGCACAGGGCACCCCGTGGATGAAGCGCTTCGGCAACTACGCGGATGCGTTCGCCAGTGGCTGGATGCAATTGCGCGGCACACGCCGCCGCCGTGGCGTGGACCGCGGCTTCGTGATGAGCGACCATGCCGATTGGCCGGGTTTGCAGAAGGCGATCAAAGGGACGGGCGCGGAGCGGGTCTTCGTGACCCACGGCAGCGTGGCCGTGCTGGTGCGCTGGCTGACCGAGAATGGCCTGGCGGCGCAGGGGTTCAAGACGGAATATGGGGACGAGGATGTGGCCGACGGTGCCAGCCCCGTGGGGCCACCGTGA